Proteins from one Sabethes cyaneus chromosome 2, idSabCyanKW18_F2, whole genome shotgun sequence genomic window:
- the LOC128734562 gene encoding uncharacterized protein LOC128734562, with amino-acid sequence MECSVTSCQANKEDRPELLFFSMPRQYELRKVWLQRCGIYTNPMPAILANKQFYVCQQHFDPSDYRIVKVNSKSCSQRNILNKDVVPHKSIPRQSVTEKFVYMMPEEDPLTLPDRSVDDIDIDHDLSTTPVPEKKRKIARSVRPRGKARKRKRLPSTYIAKPMKWECCVISCGANKTDCPDLILFVMPKEYELRNVWLQRCGLYVDPLPAVLANKMLYVCQKHFDPSDYRSVKVNAKRYFQRHLLNKDVLPHKSIPRQPRTEKFFYMTPDEGTLPERFVDGMDHDLSTTSPPVKKHMEEDDAETFELWVELEGS; translated from the exons ATGGAATGTTCAGTAACCTCGTGCCAAGCAAATAAAGAAGACCGTCCGGAACTGTTATTTTTTTCGATGCCCAGACAATACGAGCTACGAAAAGTGTGGTTGCAACGCTGTGGAATTTATACAAACCCAATGCCGGCGATACTAGCGAACAAACAGTTCTATGTTTGTCAGCAACACTTTGAT CCATCGGATTACCGAATTGTAAAGGTAAACTCCAAAAGTTGCTCTCAAAGGAACATATTGAATAAGGACGTGGTGCCGCACAAGAGTATTCCACGCCAATCGGTGACTGAAAAATTTGTCTACATGATGCCTGAAGAAGATCCACTGACGTTACCGGATCGTTCTGTCGACGATATCGATATCGATCATGATTTAAGCACAACACCTGTACCCGAAAAGAAGCGCAAGATAGCAAGAAGTGTCCGTCCGCGTGGCAAAGCAAGAAAAAGAAAGCGCCTACCATCAACATACATTGCTAAGCCCATGAAATGGGAGTGTTGCGTAATCTCATGCGGAGCAAATAAAACAGACTGTCCGGATCTCATACTATTTGTGATGCCCAAGGAGTATGAACTGCGAAATGTATGGCTGCAGCGATGCGGACTCTATGTAGACCCATTACCGGCGGTACTAGCCAACAAAATGTTGTATGTTTGCCAGAAACACTTTGAT CCTTCGGATTACCGCAGTGTGAAGGTCAACGCCAAAAGATACTTCCAAAGGCACCTATTGAATAAGGACGTTTTACCGCACAAGAGTATTCCACGCCAACCGAGGACGGAAAAGTTTTTCTACATGACACCTGATGAAGGTACGTTGCCCGAACGTTTTGTTGACGGGATGGACCATGATTTGAGTACAACATCACCACCTGTTAAGAAGCATATGGAGGAAGATGATGCAGAAACATTCGAATTATGGGTGGAACTAGAAGGGAGCTGA